CGTGTTCGTCAGCGCCGCCTGTGAGCGGGTCTTCGGCTACACCGCCGACGAGCTGATCGGCCGCCCGATGATCGAGCTGGTGCACCCGGCCGATCGTGAACGTACCTTGCAGGCCGCCCGGGAAATCATGGGCGGGGTGCCCAAGCCGAATTTCGAGAACCGCTACGTGCGCAAGGACGGGCGGGTGGCGCATATTCTCTGGTCGGCGCGCTGGTCGGAAGTGGATCAGTTGCGCATCGCCGTGGCCCGCGACATCACCGAGCGCAAGCAGGCGGAATCCCGGCAGGCGGCGCTGTACGCGATTTCCGAGGCGGCCCATGCCACCGAAGACCTGCTGGTGCTGTTCCGGCATGTGCATCGGATCATCGGCGAATGGCTGCCGGCGCTGAACTGTTCCCTGGCGCTCTACGACGAGCGCAGCGCCAGCCTGAGTTTTCCCTATCACGTCGATGACTGCGAAGGCAGCCCGGAACTGCCGGGCACCTTGATCGAACGCTTCTGCGTCGAGGTGCTGCAATGCGGCCAGCCCTTGCTGCTGGCGCCGGAGTGCCCGGTGAACCGGGTGCTCTGGAGCGAGTTCGCGGCTATCCAGGGTTCGCGCTGCTGGCTGGGCGTGCCGCTGAATTCGCAAAAGGGCACCATCGGCGTGCTGATGGTCAAGAGCGCCCCGGGCACCGAAAGCTACAGCGAACAGGACCAGGAACTCTTGCAGTACGTCAGCGCGCAGCTGGCCGCGGCCATCGAACGCAAGCAGCTGCATGCACGCCTGCACTACATGGCCGAATACGATCAATTGACTCACCTGCCCAACCGCGAACTGCTGCGCGAGCGCCTGCGTTCGGCCCTGGCCCGGGCCCGGCGCGAGTCGGGGCGCATGGCCCTGCTGTATGTCGACCTGGACAAGTTCAAGGAGGTCAACGACACCTGCGGGCACGCGGTGGGGGACATGCTGCTGCAAGCGGTGGCCAACCGGCTCAAGGGCTGCGTGCGGGAAACCGACACCGTGGCGCGGATCGGCGGCGACGAGTTCGTGATCCTGCTGGAGAGCGTGCAGCACAGCGAGGATGCCCAGCGGGTAGCGGAGAAGATCCGGCGGACGCTGGGCGAGCCGCTGCGCCTGGACGGCCACTCGTTGAACATCCTGCCGAGCATCGGCATCGGCCTGTATCCCGAGCATGGCCTGGAGGAAAAGCAGCTGTTCAAGCACGCCGACGAAGCCATGTACGCGGTCAAGCGGGCACAGAAAAGCCGCTCCAACGCCTGAGCCGGCAAGCACCGGATGAAGCCCTGGCCCGGCCGTGCCGGGGTTCACCGTTCGTCGTGCAAGCGAGGGTTTTTCTAAACCTTTGCGCCCCCCACCTTTCCCTATGCAGACGGGAGCCATGGCTTCCGGCAGATCAATTTGCAAGCGGAGAGCCACCTCATGAACCCCATGGCCACAGTCATGCGCGGTGCCGGACTGGCACTGCTCCTGGGCCTTGGCGCCACCAGCGCCCTGGCCCAGTCCCCCGCGGATTTCATCGACGACGCCTCGGCCAAGGGCATGGCCGATATCGAAGCCAGCCGCCTGGCCCACCAGCAGACCTCATCCAAGGCGGTCAAGGAATACACCATCCAGGTGATCAACGACCGCACCACCGCCAACCAGCACCTGGCCAAGATCGCCAAGCAGCTGGACTTGCCGGTCGCCCCCCGGGAACAGGTGATGGACCAGGCCAAGCGCCTGATGCCCCGCGTACCTGAGGCCGAGGGCGAGGACTTCGACCGCGCCTACGCCGCCAGCCAGGTCAAGGCCACCGAAGAAGCCATCGAGCAGATCCAGCAGCAGGCGCAGAGCAGCGAGGTGCCGGAGCTCAAGGCATTTGCCGAAGAGACCCTGCCCAAGCTGGAAAACCACCTGCAGATGGCCAAGGCCCTGCAGGCCGGGCGCCGGTCCGACCGGCTGGACGGTTGAGCCCCGCCGTTGCCCCATCCTTGCCCTTTAGTTGGAGAGCACCATGTCGACTCAACCCGTATCCAATCAGTACGCGATGCAGGATCCCCTGACCCAGTACCCCCAGCCGGAATTTCCCGACCAGCCGCAAACGGCGCCGGGCATTGACCAGGACATGATTCCCCGTCCCGACCACGGCGAGCACAGCTATCACGGTTTTGGCCGGTTGCTGGGGCGCAAGGCCCTGATCACCGGCGGCGATTCGGGTATCGGCCGCGCGGCGGCCATTGCCTATGCCCGTGAAGGCGCGGACGTTGCCATCAACTACCTGCCCGAGGAGGAGCGTGACGCCCGCCAGGTGATAGAGCTGATCAAGGCCGCCGGGCGCAAGGCCGTTGCGCTTCCCGGCGATATCAGCGACGAACGTTTCTGCCGCGACCTGGTGCGCCGCGCCCATGAGCAACTGGGTGGGCTGGACATCCTGGTCAACGTGGCGGGCAAGCAGGTGGCGCAGGAGGACATCGCCGACATCAGCACCGCTCAGTTCGACGCCACCTTGAAGACCAACGTGTATGCCTTGTTCTGGATCTGTCAGGCGGCCTTGCCGCTGATGCCGGCTGGCGCCACGGTGATCAACACCGCGTCGATCCAGTCCTACCAGCCTTCGGCCAGCCTCCTGGATTACGCCACCACCAAGGCAGCGATCGTGGCTTTCACCAAGGCCCTGGCCAAACAGGTGATCGGGCGGGGGATCCGGGTCAACGCCGTGGCGCCGGGGCCGATCTGGACCGTACTGCAACCCAGTGGTGGCCAGCCTCGGGAAAAGATCCCGCAGTTCGGCCTGCAAACCCCCATGAAGCGTCCGGGGCAGCCGGCCGAATGCGCTCCCCTGTACGTGCTATTGGCGTCGCAGGAATCGAGCTACATCACCGGCGAAGTGTTCGGGGTCACCGGCGGCAACCCTCTGCCCTAGGATGATCGGCGCAGGGGCCTGCCTTCGCCGAGCCGATCTCAGCACTGATTGAGATCGGTCTTGTCCTGCTGGCTGGAGGTGCTGACGGACAGCTCGGAATCGCCGCCCTGGCCGATCTCGCGGTATTCGCGGCGCATCTGCTCCAGCTGCTTGAGGTCCAGCCCGTCCAGGTTGAGCATGGCGTTGTGGGCCGCCTTGGTGGCCCGCAGCAGCTCGTCGATCTTCAAGTGCAGAATGTCGTTGTCGCGGTTCTGGGTGTTCTGGATCAGGAACACCATGAGGAAGGTGATGATGGTGGTGGAGGTATTGATGATCAACTGCCAGGTGTCGTTGAAGTGAAACACCGGCCCGCTGAGCCCCCAGATCAGAATCAGCAACAGCGCGCCGAGAAAGGTTTTCGGGCTGCCGGCCCACATCGACAGCGTTTGCGAAATCTTCGAGAACTTCATGACCGTGTTCCTTATGGGGGAGGTGTCTGAAGCTGTGACAGCAGGGCTCTGGTGAAAGTGCTTTTTTCGTTAATTCACCGAGGTATGAGGGCTCCCGATGGGAGCTGTTTTATCTTTTACCCAGCTGCCTGGCAGTAACCTGTGTTTGAGTTGACGGGGATGTCTGTCTTTGTACCGGTTTGTGGCTAGTATCAATGGCGTTCAAAGTGCCATCACGCTAATACACGGATCGGAAACTGTCAGAGGTCTCTCATGGAATTTCTTGAAAAACTCACCAGTCTTGCTGCCAAGGTACGTCTACAAGGCGCGGCCATTCAAACCGAAGAGGCGACGAAAAACGCGTTCGTCATGCCTTTCATCAGTACGGTCCTGGGTTATGACGTTTTCGATCCCATGGAGGTGACGCCAGAGTTCGTCTGCGATGTCGGGACCAAGAAGGGCGAGAAGATTGATTACGCGATCATCAAGGATGGCGAGGTGCAGATGCTTATCGAGTGCAAGAAAATCGGTGAGCCGTTACACATCAATCATGCATCCCAGTTGTTTCGTTACTTTCACGTGACCAGCGCACGTATATCCATCCTCACTAATGGTCAGGTCTATAAGTTTTTCACGGACCTGGATGCGCCGAATAAGATGGATGAAAAGCCTTTCCTTGAGCTTGATCTGCTGGACATTGATGAGTACTCGGTGCCGGAGCTGATCAAGCTGACCAAGTCGGCGTTTGATGTCGAGTCGATTCTCAGCGCAGCGGGCGAATTGAAGTATGTCAGTCAGATCAAGAAGGTAGTCGCTTCACAAGTCAGCAAGCCGGACGATGACTTTGTGAAGGTCTTTGCATCGCGAGTCTATGAAGGCGTGATCACGCAAAAAGTACGCGATCAGTTTTACGAACTGACGCGCAAAGCCATCGGTCAGTTCCTCAATGATCAGATCAATGACCGTTTGAAGTCCGCAATGAGCGGGGCTAATCAGGTTCTCATTCCCCAGCATTCGGCCCCCCTCAACGATGAAGCGGGAGTCGATGAGGAGGAGCGCACAGATGAGAAGATCTTCACGACCCTGGAGGAGCTTGAGGGATATCACATCGTACGAGCGGTGGTGCGCTCGGTGGTTGATGCCAAGCGTATTGTGCAACGCGACACTCAGAGCTATTTCGGCATCCTGCTTGACGATAACAATCGCAAGCCGATTTGCCGTTTGCACTTCAATAGATCACAGAAGTACATCGGTATTTTCGACCAGGACAAGGTTGAGACTCGC
The DNA window shown above is from Pseudomonas protegens CHA0 and carries:
- a CDS encoding bifunctional diguanylate cyclase/phosphodiesterase encodes the protein MATKNSAPLASFIDLLLDAVCAVDVEGRFVFVSAACERVFGYTADELIGRPMIELVHPADRERTLQAAREIMGGVPKPNFENRYVRKDGRVAHILWSARWSEVDQLRIAVARDITERKQAESRQAALYAISEAAHATEDLLVLFRHVHRIIGEWLPALNCSLALYDERSASLSFPYHVDDCEGSPELPGTLIERFCVEVLQCGQPLLLAPECPVNRVLWSEFAAIQGSRCWLGVPLNSQKGTIGVLMVKSAPGTESYSEQDQELLQYVSAQLAAAIERKQLHARLHYMAEYDQLTHLPNRELLRERLRSALARARRESGRMALLYVDLDKFKEVNDTCGHAVGDMLLQAVANRLKGCVRETDTVARIGGDEFVILLESVQHSEDAQRVAEKIRRTLGEPLRLDGHSLNILPSIGIGLYPEHGLEEKQLFKHADEAMYAVKRAQKSRSNA
- a CDS encoding DUF4142 domain-containing protein, with amino-acid sequence MNPMATVMRGAGLALLLGLGATSALAQSPADFIDDASAKGMADIEASRLAHQQTSSKAVKEYTIQVINDRTTANQHLAKIAKQLDLPVAPREQVMDQAKRLMPRVPEAEGEDFDRAYAASQVKATEEAIEQIQQQAQSSEVPELKAFAEETLPKLENHLQMAKALQAGRRSDRLDG
- a CDS encoding SDR family oxidoreductase — protein: MSTQPVSNQYAMQDPLTQYPQPEFPDQPQTAPGIDQDMIPRPDHGEHSYHGFGRLLGRKALITGGDSGIGRAAAIAYAREGADVAINYLPEEERDARQVIELIKAAGRKAVALPGDISDERFCRDLVRRAHEQLGGLDILVNVAGKQVAQEDIADISTAQFDATLKTNVYALFWICQAALPLMPAGATVINTASIQSYQPSASLLDYATTKAAIVAFTKALAKQVIGRGIRVNAVAPGPIWTVLQPSGGQPREKIPQFGLQTPMKRPGQPAECAPLYVLLASQESSYITGEVFGVTGGNPLP
- a CDS encoding low affinity iron permease family protein; this translates as MKFSKISQTLSMWAGSPKTFLGALLLILIWGLSGPVFHFNDTWQLIINTSTTIITFLMVFLIQNTQNRDNDILHLKIDELLRATKAAHNAMLNLDGLDLKQLEQMRREYREIGQGGDSELSVSTSSQQDKTDLNQC
- a CDS encoding type I restriction endonuclease, encoding MEFLEKLTSLAAKVRLQGAAIQTEEATKNAFVMPFISTVLGYDVFDPMEVTPEFVCDVGTKKGEKIDYAIIKDGEVQMLIECKKIGEPLHINHASQLFRYFHVTSARISILTNGQVYKFFTDLDAPNKMDEKPFLELDLLDIDEYSVPELIKLTKSAFDVESILSAAGELKYVSQIKKVVASQVSKPDDDFVKVFASRVYEGVITQKVRDQFYELTRKAIGQFLNDQINDRLKSAMSGANQVLIPQHSAPLNDEAGVDEEERTDEKIFTTLEELEGYHIVRAVVRSVVDAKRIVQRDTQSYFGILLDDNNRKPICRLHFNRSQKYIGIFDQDKVETRHPINSVDEIYEYSEHLKKTVGFYD